In Aequorivita sp. H23M31, a single window of DNA contains:
- a CDS encoding SprT-like domain-containing protein, whose translation MTEILEKYIPQASVPAVFALIKSHKVHLKIVNERVTRHGDYRKMGNGQHQITVNASLNKYRFLITLVHEVAHLEAFLKYGHSIKPHGLEWKRTFQILMLPFLRPEIFPTQLLPLLARHFKNPKASSDTDAKLSLALKQFDPENDKNYIFEIPHGSHFRLHNGRIFKRGNQRIKRFECIEVSTGKTYLFNPNAEVEFLK comes from the coding sequence ATGACTGAAATTCTCGAAAAGTATATTCCACAAGCTTCCGTGCCAGCCGTTTTTGCCTTGATCAAATCACATAAAGTCCATCTCAAGATTGTTAATGAACGGGTTACACGCCACGGTGATTATCGCAAAATGGGCAATGGCCAACATCAAATCACCGTAAATGCTTCCCTGAACAAATATCGGTTCTTGATTACCTTGGTTCATGAAGTTGCGCACTTGGAAGCTTTTCTAAAATACGGTCATTCCATCAAACCCCACGGCCTGGAATGGAAGCGGACCTTTCAAATTTTAATGCTTCCTTTTTTACGACCGGAAATTTTTCCCACACAACTTCTGCCCTTATTGGCGCGCCATTTTAAAAATCCAAAAGCTTCCAGCGATACGGATGCTAAACTTTCTCTGGCCCTAAAGCAATTCGACCCTGAGAACGATAAAAATTATATCTTTGAGATTCCGCACGGCAGCCATTTCAGATTGCACAATGGCAGAATATTCAAACGGGGGAACCAACGGATTAAACGGTTTGAGTGTATAGAGGTGTCAACAGGAAAAACCTATCTTTTTAATCCCAATGCCGAAGTAGAATTTTTGAAATAG
- a CDS encoding TonB-dependent receptor translates to MMFAQETTLVTGTITDMGNQPIPFASIYLPELKKGTAADEDGKYSIENVPYGRWQLTASAVGYKSLSVTIETNATSLSNIKFQLVHDNELEQVEVFGNRNDHPDKIESLTRLPLKPYEQIQSISVLSSKLIEDQGALTISEATKNVPGVYTFATYGNKRESMSSRGFRGIPILKNGVRVNSDFRGVGILTDMQGVDNIQVLKGTASITQGVATDLGSPGGVINIVTKTPKFTQGGSVSLRSGSYGEIRPTFDVFGPLNREKTIAFRLNGALERADNYRALVDKESFYFNPSFAWSIDDKTKLILELDHYYDSRTPDLGTINLDENDVNAIYDLPHSKFLGFKNDRSITQNTTYAVRMERELSDKLTLRGAFYNSSLNLNDKGAGLGVAIKENEVAKYNIRQRKYATSTRSDNNSVLQFDLIGNNVYTGSIKHTFQIGFDYSSNNFSTTSQSAGVVDTINVFQNIEHVLPNVSLGATVNGGGKTHSIGFVVQDVISWNTWFKTFLGARFSSTETIAEVENTQSTAFNPLGGIVISPIRNINIFASYTNSSYPRTAA, encoded by the coding sequence ATGATGTTTGCGCAAGAAACAACACTTGTAACGGGTACCATCACCGATATGGGCAACCAACCAATTCCCTTTGCGAGTATTTATCTCCCAGAGCTTAAAAAAGGAACTGCCGCCGATGAAGACGGTAAATACAGTATTGAGAATGTCCCTTATGGTAGATGGCAACTTACTGCAAGCGCGGTTGGATATAAATCACTATCTGTTACCATAGAAACCAACGCCACAAGTTTAAGTAATATCAAATTTCAACTTGTTCACGATAATGAATTGGAGCAAGTGGAAGTTTTCGGAAATCGAAACGACCATCCAGATAAAATTGAATCCCTTACCCGTTTGCCTCTAAAACCTTATGAGCAAATACAAAGTATATCCGTTCTATCAAGTAAATTGATTGAAGATCAAGGAGCTTTGACTATTTCTGAGGCTACAAAGAATGTTCCCGGGGTTTATACGTTTGCGACTTACGGGAATAAGCGGGAAAGCATGTCATCTAGAGGATTCCGAGGAATTCCAATCCTGAAAAATGGGGTACGTGTCAATTCGGATTTTCGTGGGGTAGGAATATTGACCGACATGCAAGGTGTAGATAATATTCAGGTCTTAAAAGGAACTGCTTCAATTACCCAAGGCGTAGCAACAGATTTAGGAAGTCCAGGTGGGGTGATAAACATTGTAACAAAAACTCCAAAATTCACTCAGGGTGGAAGCGTTAGCCTTCGTTCTGGAAGCTACGGAGAAATCCGACCCACCTTTGATGTGTTTGGCCCCTTGAACAGGGAAAAGACCATAGCATTCCGTTTAAACGGAGCATTAGAGCGCGCTGATAATTACCGCGCGTTGGTTGACAAGGAAAGTTTTTATTTTAATCCATCCTTTGCTTGGAGCATTGATGATAAAACCAAATTAATCTTGGAGCTGGACCATTATTACGATTCACGAACTCCAGATTTGGGAACCATAAACCTCGATGAGAATGATGTAAATGCAATTTATGACCTTCCACATTCCAAATTTCTAGGTTTCAAGAATGACAGATCCATAACCCAAAACACTACCTACGCAGTTAGAATGGAGCGCGAACTCAGCGATAAACTAACTTTAAGAGGAGCCTTTTACAACTCTTCGCTAAATTTAAACGATAAGGGCGCAGGTTTGGGTGTAGCCATAAAGGAAAACGAAGTTGCTAAATACAATATTCGCCAAAGAAAATATGCAACCTCAACCAGAAGTGATAACAACAGTGTTTTGCAATTTGACTTAATTGGAAACAATGTATATACCGGTTCAATCAAACATACTTTTCAAATTGGTTTTGACTACAGTTCCAATAATTTTTCAACTACCAGCCAATCTGCAGGCGTAGTTGATACTATCAACGTATTTCAAAATATAGAACACGTATTGCCAAACGTAAGTTTGGGTGCAACAGTTAATGGTGGAGGAAAAACACATTCTATAGGTTTTGTTGTCCAAGATGTAATATCGTGGAACACTTGGTTTAAAACTTTCCTAGGTGCCCGTTTTAGTTCCACCGAAACAATAGCTGAAGTAGAAAATACGCAAAGCACTGCCTTTAATCCTTTAGGGGGAATTGTAATATCTCCTATTAGGAACATAAATATTTTCGCTTCCTATACTAATAGCTCGTATCCTAGAACAGCGGCGTGA
- a CDS encoding TonB-dependent siderophore receptor yields the protein MGQNGEELGNERYDQFETGLKTSWLNDRLRFNLTLYKINNKDINLPVYDDTWTNILYYAKGGNDQRQGIEVELTGRPLENLEVIAGYAYIDAQYKDHTSYVYGSAPLNTPKHTFNAYANYSFRSFLPHLSVGAGVYFTGERPINDWSSGPVTHEGIVPNQKPFDVDAYTLVNFQAEYRFDQNWSLQVLVNNVFDKIGYNAYRTSYINQTDPRSFAGVVRYNF from the coding sequence TTGGGCCAAAATGGAGAGGAACTTGGAAACGAAAGATACGATCAATTTGAAACTGGACTTAAAACTTCTTGGTTAAATGACAGATTGCGATTTAATTTGACTTTGTACAAGATAAACAACAAAGACATAAACCTACCCGTTTACGACGATACGTGGACCAATATCCTCTATTATGCCAAAGGTGGTAACGACCAACGCCAAGGAATTGAAGTAGAACTCACTGGCCGACCCTTGGAAAATCTGGAAGTAATCGCTGGATATGCCTATATCGATGCCCAATATAAGGATCATACTTCTTATGTATATGGATCGGCTCCACTAAATACGCCAAAACATACTTTTAATGCCTATGCCAATTATTCATTTAGAAGTTTTCTTCCTCATCTATCGGTGGGTGCGGGAGTTTATTTCACCGGGGAACGCCCAATCAATGATTGGTCTTCAGGTCCCGTAACCCACGAAGGAATTGTTCCAAACCAGAAACCATTTGATGTCGATGCTTATACTCTTGTGAATTTTCAAGCAGAATATCGATTTGATCAAAACTGGAGTTTACAGGTTCTGGTAAACAATGTATTCGACAAAATTGGATATAATGCATATCGAACAAGCTACATAAACCAGACAGATCCCAGAAGTTTTGCTGGAGTTGTACGCTATAATTTTTAG
- a CDS encoding PepSY-associated TM helix domain-containing protein has translation MKSKNYTVRKFINDLHLWLGIGSGIILFIICLTGTVLTFEEEIKSVFSDEILVSPKAETLSIEELTEALASEGEVIRVSINPKDTKPYEFSVKTTPEDRRGSLFFVNQYTGEYAKDVPNALDGFFMTMFKMHRWLLLDISIGRPLVGIATIIFLILSLTGIVLWFPNKKLKKLKWKQLKPGLKIAWHAKWKRINHDLHVTLGFYTAIFLLIMSLTGLFWSFEWYKEAGSAVLGAEVFGARGGGPKIDSKLKKDELEVNFTAILEIIEQELPYKGTTVLQIPKNKKEIYRIRKYHDQDFLQTATDNLIIDRDGVVLSKEIFSEKPLNVQIANSIRAIHLGSIFGWFSKMIYFISCLIATSLPVTGVIIWLNKLKKNSKKKSKKKIIKA, from the coding sequence ATGAAATCGAAAAATTATACTGTCCGTAAATTTATTAATGACCTCCACCTTTGGTTGGGAATAGGTAGCGGAATCATTCTTTTTATAATATGTCTAACGGGTACAGTACTCACTTTTGAAGAAGAGATAAAAAGTGTTTTTTCTGATGAAATTTTGGTTTCACCTAAGGCAGAAACCCTTTCAATAGAAGAGTTAACTGAAGCTTTAGCCTCTGAAGGCGAAGTCATAAGAGTGTCCATTAATCCGAAAGACACGAAACCTTATGAGTTTTCAGTAAAAACCACCCCAGAAGATAGACGTGGAAGCCTCTTTTTTGTAAATCAATATACCGGTGAATACGCAAAAGATGTTCCGAATGCATTGGATGGTTTTTTTATGACTATGTTCAAAATGCACCGATGGCTACTTTTGGATATTTCCATTGGCCGCCCCTTAGTGGGTATTGCCACCATCATTTTTTTAATACTTTCACTCACCGGAATTGTATTGTGGTTTCCAAATAAAAAACTAAAAAAACTAAAATGGAAACAGCTAAAACCCGGATTGAAAATCGCTTGGCATGCCAAGTGGAAGCGCATCAATCACGATCTGCATGTAACTTTAGGCTTTTACACCGCCATATTTCTATTAATTATGTCCCTAACTGGTTTGTTTTGGTCGTTTGAATGGTACAAAGAGGCTGGCAGTGCCGTGTTGGGAGCTGAGGTTTTTGGAGCGCGCGGCGGAGGACCTAAAATAGATTCGAAACTGAAAAAAGATGAACTGGAAGTTAATTTTACCGCAATTCTAGAAATTATCGAACAAGAACTCCCATACAAAGGAACAACTGTACTACAAATTCCAAAGAATAAAAAAGAAATTTATAGGATTAGAAAATATCACGATCAGGATTTCTTGCAAACCGCTACAGACAATCTAATAATTGATAGAGATGGCGTGGTGCTATCCAAGGAAATCTTTTCAGAAAAACCGTTGAACGTGCAAATTGCAAATTCCATACGAGCAATCCACTTAGGATCGATCTTTGGATGGTTTTCAAAGATGATTTATTTCATCTCTTGTTTGATTGCAACAAGTCTTCCCGTTACCGGAGTTATTATTTGGTTAAACAAATTGAAGAAAAATTCTAAAAAGAAATCCAAGAAAAAAATAATCAAGGCGTAG
- a CDS encoding SDR family NAD(P)-dependent oxidoreductase, translating to MKNIIITGTSRGIGFEMVKLFAEAGHNVLALSRNSKPISDLNLKNVSALSFDISDESEIVKLGGYLQTAMKKVDILINNAGYLVSKSFSELSSQEFKECYIVNVLGPATLMRTVLPFMKKDGHVVNISSMGGVQGSVKFPGLSAYSSSKGAILTLTELLAEEYKESGPSFNALAIGSVQTEMLEEAFPGLKAPLLPIEMAEYIMDFSLTGNKFYNGKILQVSSTTP from the coding sequence ATGAAAAACATAATCATAACCGGAACTTCCAGGGGAATTGGATTTGAAATGGTAAAACTTTTTGCTGAAGCTGGACATAATGTGCTCGCGCTTTCACGAAATTCCAAACCAATTTCAGATCTTAATTTGAAAAACGTTTCGGCTCTTTCATTTGATATTTCTGATGAATCCGAAATAGTAAAACTTGGTGGATATCTTCAAACAGCCATGAAAAAGGTGGATATTCTCATTAACAATGCCGGTTATTTGGTAAGCAAAAGTTTTTCGGAGTTATCTTCCCAAGAATTTAAGGAATGCTATATTGTCAATGTTCTTGGGCCCGCAACACTAATGCGCACAGTATTGCCCTTTATGAAAAAGGATGGCCACGTAGTGAATATAAGTAGTATGGGCGGCGTGCAGGGCAGCGTGAAATTTCCAGGTCTTAGCGCATATAGCAGCAGTAAAGGTGCTATTCTTACCCTAACCGAATTGCTCGCAGAAGAGTATAAGGAAAGCGGCCCATCGTTCAATGCTTTGGCGATTGGCTCGGTTCAGACAGAAATGCTTGAAGAAGCATTTCCGGGATTAAAAGCTCCGCTATTACCTATTGAAATGGCAGAATATATTATGGATTTTTCCCTTACGGGGAATAAATTCTACAATGGAAAAATACTTCAGGTTTCGAGTACTACGCCTTGA